A single region of the Raphanus sativus cultivar WK10039 chromosome 1, ASM80110v3, whole genome shotgun sequence genome encodes:
- the LOC108807912 gene encoding 26S proteasome regulatory subunit 7 homolog A, whose amino-acid sequence MTRDIEDEIREEKNPRPLDEDDIALLKTYGLGPYSAPIKKVEKEIKELAKKINDLCGIKESDTGLAPPSQWDLVSDKQMMQEEQPLQVARCTKIISPNTEDAKYVINVKQIAKFVVGLGDKVSPTDIEEGMRVGVDRNKYQIQIPLPPKIDPSVTMMTVEEKPDVTYNDVGGCKEQIEKMREVVELPMLHPEKFVKLGIDPPKGVLCYGPPGTGKTLLARAVANRTDACFIRVIGSELVQKYVGEGARMVRELFQMARSKKACIVFFDEVDAIGGARFDDGVGGDNEVQRTMLEIVNQLDGFDARGNIKVLMATNRPDTLDPALLRPGRLDRKVEFGLPDLESRTQIFKIHTRTMNCERDIRFELLARLCPNSTGADIRSVCTEAGMYAIRARRKTVTEKDFLDAVNKVIKGYQKFSATPKYMVYN is encoded by the exons ATGACGAGAGATATCGAAGATGAGATTCGAGAGGAGAAGAATCCTCGCCCCCTCGACGAAGATGATATCGCTCTCCTCAAGACTTAC GGGTTAGGGCCTTACTCTGCGCCTATAAAGAAAGTGGAGAAAGAAATCAAGGAGCTTGCCAAAAAGATCAACGATCTCTGTG GTATCAAGGAATCTGATACTGGTTTAGCTCCTCCCAGTCAGTGGGATCTCGTTTCTGATAAACAGATGATGCAAGAAGAGCAACCTCTCCAG GTTGCTAGATGCACAAAGATCATTAGTCCAAACACTGAAGACGCCAAGTACGTCATTAATGTCAAACAGATTGCTAAG TTTGTCGTTGGTCTTGGCGATAAAGTTTCTCCTACTGATATTGAAGAAGGCATGCGAGTTGG AGTTGATAGGAATAAGTATCAGATTCAGATTCCTCTACCTCCAAAGATCGATCCTAGTGTCACCATGATGACTGTCGAAGAGAAACCTGATGTTACTTACAATGACGTTGGTGGCTGCAAGGAGCAGATTGAGAAGATGCGGGAG GTTGTTGAACTGCCAATGCTTCACCCAGAGAAGTTTGTGAAGCTTGGAATAGATCCTCCCAAGGGAGTTCTCTGCTATGGTCCTCCTGGTACCGGTAAAACCCTGTTGGCTAGAGCTGTTGCCAACAGAACCGATGCTTGCTTTATCAGGGTTATCGGCAGTGAGCTTGTTCAGAAGTATGTCGGTGAAGGAGCTAGGATGGTTCGTGAACTGTTTCAG ATGGCACGGTCCAAAAAAGCTTGCATTGTGTTCTTTGATGAAGTTGATGCCATCGGTGGTGCAAGATTTGACGACGGTGTAGGAGGTGATAACGAAGTCCAACGTACTATGCTTGAGATTGTGAATCAGCTTGATGGGTTCGACGCACGTGGTAACATCAAGGTTCTTATGGCAACGAATAG GCCTGACACGCTGGACCCTGCTCTTTTACGTCCTGGACGTCTTGATCGTAAGGTTGAGTTTGGTTTGCCTGACCTGGAGAGCAGAACTCAGATCTTCAAGATTCACACAAGAACCATGAACTGCGAGAGAGACATCCGTTTTGAACTCCTTGCTCGCCTCTGCCCAAACTCAACCG GAGCTGATATCAGGAGTGTGTGCACTGAAGCTGGAATGTATGCAATCAGAGCTAGGAGAAAGACAGTGACTGAGAAAGACTTTTTGGATGCAGTGAACAAAGTCATCAAGGGTTATCAGAAGTTCAGTGCTACTCCCAAGTACATGGTCTACAACTAG
- the LOC108807921 gene encoding uncharacterized protein LOC108807921 encodes MRARLVVFPIKGRKWCFSRSVDPLAAQAPSGVTPTTVRGLWKKISSESKPINANAELLVDFISDKMNKAWMGLEVAPEGSMKNKIHGLGLKLLARVKPSEIFLKSISKEVTSVQVSYPPSLDPRLVRRRLRHIALSGTILHKKYLIGSVTLLPLTTAFTVLPLPNIPFFWVLFRTYSHWRALQGSEKLLKLLSDHSNPQTYDADENNNNKPEQDALSPTCVLLPSEELYKLLREASEEGLDEETIVEICKLFHLNKIDVLKYRNLG; translated from the exons TTGTGTTCCCGATTAAAGGGAGGAAGTGGTGTTTCAGCAGATCCGTTGATCCTCTCGCTGCTCAAGCGCCGTCCGGTGTTACTCCGACAACTGTACGAGGTTTATGGAAGAAGATATCATCTGAATCTAAGCCCATCAATGCCAACGCTGAGCTTCTTGTCGATTTCATCTCCGACAAG ATGAATAAGGCGTGGATGGGTCTTGAAGTAGCACCTGAAGGTTCAATGAAGAACAAGATTCACGG GTTAGGGTTGAAGCTTCTGGCTCGTGTGAAGCCGTCTGAGATATTCTTGAAGTCTATATCTAAGGAGGTCACTTCCGTACAAGTCTCTTATCCTCCAAG TTTAGATCCTAGACTTGTACGCAGGAGACTACGCCACATTGCTTTGAG TGGAACAATTTTGCACAAGAAGTACCTTATCGGTTCAGTAACTTTGCTTCCATTGACCACTGCGTTTACG GTATTGCCATTACCAAACATACCATTCTTCTGGGTCTTATTCCGCACATATTCCCACTGGCGAGCTCTTCAG GGAAGTGAGAAGCTGCTTAAGCTCCTCTCAGACCATTCAAATCCCCAAACTTATGATGCAGACGAAAACAATAACAACAAACCGGAACAAGACGCTCTGTCTCCCACATGT GTTTTGCTGCCATCAGAAGAGTTATACAAGCTACTTCGTGAAGCTAGTGAGGAAGGGCTCGATGAGGAGACCATAGTAGAGATTTGCAAATTGTTCCATCTCAACAAGATCGATGTTCTTAAATATCGCAATCTAGGCTAA